In Gemmatimonadales bacterium, one DNA window encodes the following:
- a CDS encoding class I SAM-dependent methyltransferase — protein MNTVADLTAHYGALFREHGDAPLATQMSAEGQRFRFLKLLEIADLDGTDVLDVGCGLADLYPYLRSRYPRSRYTGVDVVPDMVECAAAKYPDARFQVADLLSGSRVGRFDYVLLSAIFNNAVPDPTAFLQALVERSWDHAERGLGFNFLSSHHNFTDPVMAYHDPARVLDFCIRRLSRRVRIEHHYERCDVAVFVYR, from the coding sequence ATGAACACAGTTGCCGACCTGACCGCGCACTACGGCGCGCTCTTCCGCGAGCACGGCGATGCGCCACTCGCCACGCAGATGAGCGCGGAAGGTCAGCGCTTTCGCTTCCTCAAGCTGCTCGAGATTGCCGATCTCGACGGAACCGATGTTCTCGACGTTGGCTGCGGTCTGGCCGACTTGTACCCCTATCTCCGCTCCCGGTATCCGCGGAGTCGTTATACCGGGGTCGATGTCGTGCCCGACATGGTCGAATGCGCCGCCGCCAAATACCCGGACGCACGGTTCCAGGTTGCGGACCTTCTCAGTGGCAGCCGCGTAGGGCGGTTCGACTACGTACTGCTCTCAGCGATCTTCAACAACGCCGTTCCGGACCCGACCGCCTTTCTGCAGGCGCTGGTCGAGCGATCCTGGGATCACGCGGAGCGTGGACTCGGATTCAACTTCCTCTCGTCGCACCACAACTTCACGGATCCGGTCATGGCCTATCATGATCCGGCTCGCGTGCTCGACTTCTGCATCCGACGGCTCTCACGCCGGGTTCGCATCGAGCACCACTACGAGCGCTGCGACGTGGCGGTCTTCGTCTACCGATGA
- the fliF gene encoding flagellar M-ring protein FliF — protein MANDLVHQVSNAVQRMPGPSRMLLLGGLTVVLAAVIGVGIWASEPAWVPLYSGVGLGEAAQMTEALDKAGIRNKLTASGSEVMVSKEDYARARVLLAKSDLPLGGRPGFKLLDQQNIWGTTDFIQRVTYQRALEGELAQSIGSTTGVERADVHLTIPEPTALRRTDRPAKAAVRLRMRPGMMLAPGAVQGIIATVSNSVDRLSPENVVVTDESGRLLSGAAEELSAGGIGAGKRIEMRQALETYLGGKAERLLETVAGLGRPRIQVGADLNFDQVERTIESFDPDGQVLAAEGRSETEPTADGGGAQTIVNNTYQNSRRMERILTAGGGLTRLTVSVLVDERAMNGDTVSRAPIAERLGNVEALVKNAVGFDSARGDRITVRAVPFEVAVVPAEIPSPPRDVIGLLERFSRPAIGLIAIIVLLVVALRTLKALQPIRAAGAPRGAELPVAQAAVPPLGPTPEAVLLKNRVVEETNNRPELMAQVVRAWMTEGKT, from the coding sequence ATGGCCAACGATCTGGTACATCAAGTCAGCAACGCTGTGCAGCGGATGCCCGGTCCCAGCCGAATGCTGTTGCTCGGTGGCCTGACCGTCGTCCTTGCCGCGGTGATCGGGGTCGGGATCTGGGCCTCGGAACCGGCCTGGGTGCCCTTGTACTCTGGCGTTGGGCTCGGCGAAGCGGCTCAGATGACGGAGGCGCTCGACAAGGCCGGCATTCGCAACAAGCTGACTGCCTCGGGCTCGGAAGTGATGGTGTCGAAGGAGGATTACGCGCGCGCCCGAGTGCTGCTCGCCAAATCCGATCTTCCCCTCGGCGGTCGTCCGGGCTTCAAGTTGCTCGATCAGCAGAATATCTGGGGCACCACCGACTTCATTCAGCGAGTGACCTACCAGCGTGCGCTGGAAGGGGAACTGGCGCAGAGTATCGGCAGTACGACCGGTGTCGAGCGCGCGGACGTCCATCTCACGATTCCGGAACCCACCGCACTGCGTCGCACCGACCGACCGGCCAAGGCGGCTGTTCGGCTCCGCATGCGTCCGGGAATGATGCTGGCTCCGGGTGCCGTACAGGGGATCATCGCGACGGTGAGTAACAGCGTCGACCGGCTCTCGCCCGAGAACGTGGTCGTGACCGATGAGTCGGGTCGCCTTCTTTCCGGAGCTGCCGAAGAACTGTCTGCCGGCGGGATTGGCGCCGGTAAGCGGATCGAGATGCGGCAGGCCCTCGAAACCTACTTAGGGGGCAAGGCCGAGCGACTGCTCGAGACCGTGGCCGGGTTGGGTCGCCCGAGGATCCAGGTGGGCGCCGACCTCAATTTCGACCAGGTCGAGCGGACCATCGAGTCGTTCGATCCGGACGGCCAGGTCCTCGCAGCCGAAGGACGGAGCGAAACCGAGCCGACGGCCGACGGGGGCGGTGCGCAGACCATCGTCAACAACACCTACCAGAACTCGCGCCGCATGGAACGGATTCTGACGGCCGGTGGCGGGTTGACTCGCCTCACGGTGTCGGTGCTGGTCGATGAGCGTGCCATGAACGGTGATACCGTGTCGCGCGCTCCGATCGCGGAGCGGCTCGGCAACGTCGAAGCGCTGGTGAAGAACGCGGTCGGGTTTGACAGTGCGCGGGGCGATCGCATCACCGTCCGAGCCGTGCCTTTCGAGGTGGCGGTCGTGCCGGCGGAGATTCCGTCGCCGCCCCGCGATGTGATTGGCCTGCTCGAGCGCTTCAGTCGTCCGGCCATTGGTCTGATTGCGATCATTGTGCTCCTGGTGGTTGCGTTGCGGACTCTCAAGGCGTTGCAGCCAATCCGGGCAGCAGGAGCGCCGCGCGGTGCGGAGCTGCCCGTCGCTCAAGCGGCTGTTCCTCCGCTCGGTCCGACGCCAGAAGCCGTGCTGCTCAAGAACCGAGTGGTTGAGGAAACGAACAACCGTCCCGAGCTGATGGCGCAGGTGGTGCGGGCGTGGATGACGGAAGGGAAGACCTGA
- the fliE gene encoding flagellar hook-basal body complex protein FliE, producing the protein MISPIERAGGGFPLDGGIPLNDNGPSFSDLFSRALNDTSALENDAKDVINAFLRGEPVELHQVMAASEEAAISLELLVEVRNKLSEAYRTIMNMQV; encoded by the coding sequence GTGATCAGCCCCATCGAGCGGGCCGGGGGTGGCTTTCCGCTCGATGGCGGGATTCCGCTCAACGACAACGGGCCCTCGTTCAGTGACCTCTTTTCTCGCGCCCTCAACGATACGTCGGCGCTCGAGAATGATGCCAAAGATGTGATCAATGCGTTCCTGCGCGGCGAGCCGGTCGAGCTGCACCAGGTCATGGCGGCCAGCGAAGAAGCGGCCATCTCACTCGAACTTCTGGTCGAAGTACGCAACAAGCTGTCTGAGGCGTACCGCACCATTATGAACATGCAGGTCTAA
- a CDS encoding flagellar biosynthesis repressor FlbT, with protein sequence MPLRVSLKAGERLIVGNAVVRNGDSRCALIIENDVPILRGKEVLSIDEATSPCRRIYFAIQLLYVDREHEADHQKLYWQLVREVLEASPSMAPLLTEMSDRIGAGQYYQALKLGRKLIAYEEELISHVAHR encoded by the coding sequence ATGCCACTGCGTGTATCTCTCAAAGCCGGGGAGCGGTTGATCGTCGGCAATGCTGTCGTGCGGAATGGTGACTCCCGGTGCGCGCTCATCATTGAGAATGATGTGCCGATACTTCGGGGCAAGGAAGTGCTCTCGATCGACGAGGCGACGAGTCCTTGCCGCCGGATCTACTTTGCGATCCAGCTGCTCTACGTCGACCGCGAGCACGAAGCCGATCACCAGAAGCTCTATTGGCAGCTCGTGCGGGAAGTCCTGGAAGCATCACCCAGCATGGCGCCGCTCCTGACCGAGATGAGCGATCGGATCGGCGCCGGGCAGTACTATCAAGCGCTCAAGCTGGGGCGCAAACTGATCGCCTACGAAGAGGAACTCATCAGTCATGTCGCGCATCGCTGA
- the fliG gene encoding flagellar motor switch protein FliG — MSTALAQRRDAPTLGATGVRKAAVLCLTLGKDAAADILRQLTPLEVEELTREIALTASVDPTEVEHVLGEFRGVFQAADAAAQGGLIVAQELLEKAIGPQRAKTILDKIQEQITDTGLKRLRKVAPELLLSVLRGEHPQTIALILAHLDARQSVNVISTMESDLAADVLYRIARMDKIAPEILALVETGLANKTDLSLNQEMTTSGGPSAVAKVLNLTGSTLEKVLLEGIGSRNSEMASQIKNLMFVFEDLRLLDGRAMQRLLREIDGKELALALKAASDELKEHIFANMSERAAAALKEELEYLGPVKVRDVEGAHTRIIEVMRSLEDQGEIMISGRGGDDDVIL, encoded by the coding sequence ATGAGTACCGCCCTTGCCCAGCGGCGCGACGCGCCGACGCTCGGGGCGACCGGCGTGCGCAAGGCCGCAGTGCTCTGCCTGACCCTGGGGAAGGATGCGGCCGCGGACATTCTCCGGCAGCTTACGCCCCTGGAGGTAGAGGAACTGACGCGGGAAATCGCCCTGACGGCCTCGGTTGACCCGACGGAAGTCGAACATGTCCTCGGGGAGTTCCGAGGTGTGTTTCAGGCGGCCGATGCGGCCGCCCAGGGCGGGCTCATCGTCGCCCAGGAACTGCTCGAGAAGGCGATCGGTCCGCAGCGAGCCAAGACGATCCTCGACAAGATCCAGGAGCAGATCACCGACACCGGGCTCAAGCGTCTGCGCAAGGTCGCGCCCGAGTTGCTGCTGAGCGTGCTGCGCGGGGAGCACCCGCAGACCATCGCGCTGATCCTGGCGCATCTCGATGCGCGGCAGTCGGTCAACGTCATCAGCACGATGGAATCCGACCTCGCGGCCGACGTGCTCTACCGCATTGCCCGGATGGACAAGATTGCTCCGGAAATCCTGGCCCTGGTCGAGACCGGTCTTGCCAACAAGACCGACCTGAGCCTCAACCAGGAGATGACGACCTCGGGCGGCCCTTCGGCCGTCGCCAAGGTCCTCAATCTGACCGGCAGCACGCTGGAGAAGGTGTTGCTGGAGGGCATCGGTTCGCGCAACTCCGAGATGGCGTCCCAGATCAAGAACCTGATGTTCGTATTCGAGGATCTGCGCCTCCTGGATGGCCGCGCCATGCAGCGGCTGCTCCGCGAAATCGACGGGAAGGAACTTGCGCTGGCGCTCAAGGCGGCAAGCGACGAGCTCAAAGAACACATCTTCGCGAACATGTCGGAACGCGCGGCCGCCGCGCTCAAGGAGGAGCTGGAGTACCTCGGCCCGGTCAAGGTCCGGGACGTGGAAGGCGCGCATACCAGGATCATCGAGGTGATGCGGTCGCTCGAGGATCAGGGCGAGATCATGATCAGTGGTCGTGGTGGAGACGACGATGTCATCCTCTGA
- a CDS encoding sigma-54-dependent Fis family transcriptional regulator, producing the protein MATILCVDDEPSVGVVLEAALTKLGHTPILANSVDEAMKAVGRQQFELIISDYRMPSATGLDLLSQLEKEGHGIPVIIMTGYSSVEHAVMSLRSGAIDYLTKPVRQETLRIAVTQALEVIRLRKENETFRQELSGLRGRRQILGDGQAIRRVLEVVGTVAPTRATVLIQGESGTGKELVARAIHEQSQRRDRPFITINCAAMPEGLVESAIFGHEKGAFTGATARTQGAFERAHGGTLLLDEISEMRLDLQAKLLRVIQEQEFERVGGHQSIRVDVRLIATTNRDLRTEAEAGKFRQDLYYRLNVVPIHMPPLRDRLEDIPVLINHFVKRAAQQLGVEVSGVAPEAIAVLQQRGWPGNIRELSNAVERAVILSRGGMLKADAFIDDAVSSPSRTPLPRTVPVAPAPLASSDGRPTVAMPAMPDSLDLEELEAATIQRALVATGGNRTRAAKLLGISERTLRNKLNTPKQTIPR; encoded by the coding sequence ATGGCAACCATCCTGTGCGTCGATGACGAGCCGTCGGTTGGCGTCGTTCTCGAGGCGGCGCTGACGAAACTTGGTCATACGCCGATCCTGGCAAACAGCGTCGACGAAGCGATGAAGGCCGTTGGTCGGCAGCAGTTCGAGCTGATCATCTCGGACTATCGGATGCCCAGCGCCACGGGTCTCGACCTGCTGTCGCAACTGGAAAAGGAGGGACACGGGATCCCGGTCATCATCATGACCGGATACTCCTCGGTGGAGCATGCGGTCATGTCGCTCCGAAGCGGCGCGATCGACTACCTCACCAAGCCCGTGCGTCAGGAAACACTCCGAATCGCCGTGACCCAGGCGCTCGAGGTGATTCGCCTCCGGAAAGAGAACGAGACGTTCCGCCAGGAATTGTCGGGCCTTCGCGGGCGTCGGCAGATTCTGGGCGACGGGCAGGCAATCCGGCGGGTGCTCGAGGTGGTAGGTACGGTGGCGCCGACTCGCGCGACGGTGCTGATTCAGGGTGAGTCGGGAACCGGTAAGGAGTTGGTTGCCCGCGCCATTCACGAGCAGAGTCAACGTCGCGATCGACCGTTCATCACGATCAATTGTGCCGCCATGCCAGAGGGATTGGTGGAGAGCGCCATCTTCGGGCATGAGAAGGGGGCCTTTACCGGGGCCACGGCGCGCACTCAGGGGGCCTTCGAGCGAGCGCATGGTGGCACGCTGCTGCTCGACGAAATTTCCGAGATGCGGCTCGACCTCCAGGCCAAGTTGCTTCGGGTCATTCAGGAGCAGGAGTTCGAGCGGGTCGGCGGTCATCAATCGATCCGAGTCGATGTCCGGCTCATTGCCACCACGAACCGGGACCTTCGTACCGAGGCCGAAGCCGGGAAGTTCAGGCAGGACCTTTATTACCGGCTCAACGTCGTCCCCATCCATATGCCCCCGCTCAGAGATCGGCTCGAAGACATTCCGGTGCTGATCAATCACTTTGTCAAGCGGGCGGCGCAGCAGCTGGGTGTCGAAGTCAGCGGCGTCGCTCCCGAGGCGATTGCGGTGCTGCAGCAGCGCGGCTGGCCAGGCAACATCCGCGAACTATCCAACGCGGTCGAACGCGCCGTGATCCTGTCCCGGGGCGGCATGCTCAAGGCCGACGCATTCATCGATGACGCGGTCAGTTCGCCGTCGCGCACACCGCTGCCTCGAACGGTCCCCGTCGCTCCGGCACCGTTGGCCAGTTCCGACGGCAGGCCGACTGTCGCAATGCCGGCGATGCCCGACAGCCTGGATCTGGAGGAGCTCGAAGCTGCCACGATTCAGCGGGCCCTGGTAGCGACCGGCGGCAATCGGACTCGGGCTGCCAAGCTGCTCGGCATCAGCGAGCGGACCCTCCGCAACAAGCTCAACACCCCCAAGCAGACCATACCTCGCTAA
- the flgC gene encoding flagellar basal body rod protein FlgC produces MDRFSDFSVTPRPVRQFMRSLATSAQGMATQQKFLDIIAENISNAETTRTAEGGAYKRQVAVASRDPRSGEITLRVVEDNREGRVVHDPAHPDADENGNVFYPNVDMNAEMVDLMLARRLHEANLSAFQTAKQMLRRAIDI; encoded by the coding sequence GTGGATAGGTTCTCTGATTTTTCCGTTACGCCGCGCCCGGTGCGGCAGTTCATGCGCTCGCTGGCGACCAGCGCGCAGGGCATGGCTACGCAGCAGAAGTTTCTCGACATCATTGCCGAGAACATCAGCAACGCCGAAACCACCCGGACGGCCGAGGGCGGCGCCTACAAGCGACAGGTCGCTGTTGCGAGTCGCGACCCGCGCAGTGGCGAGATCACCCTCCGGGTGGTCGAAGACAACCGCGAAGGCCGTGTGGTTCATGATCCGGCTCATCCCGACGCGGATGAGAACGGCAACGTCTTCTATCCCAACGTGGACATGAACGCAGAAATGGTCGACCTCATGCTGGCACGGCGCCTCCATGAAGCCAACCTCTCGGCGTTTCAGACGGCGAAGCAGATGCTCCGCCGAGCCATCGATATCTGA
- a CDS encoding glycosyltransferase family protein: protein MTVVAIIQARMTSSRLPGKVLMDLAGRPMLDRVVRRAQAARRVDAVWVACTTGRADDPIARWCETNGVSVFRGSESDVLGRFVAAAEAAKAAIIVRLTADCPLLDPAVIDATIAALDGAGGSCDYAANVLERSYPRGLDTEVFTRDALDRMDRIGTSAAAREHVTIPARLEAPEAFRVRSVRAEVDASDLRWTVDTADDLAFVRRVYQALELGERIGSYQEIVAWCRADELQMRRDGAGHTWDPSRMVAASIVERTES from the coding sequence ATGACGGTCGTGGCGATCATTCAGGCCAGGATGACGTCGTCGCGACTTCCGGGCAAAGTGTTGATGGACCTGGCCGGCAGACCGATGCTCGACCGTGTGGTTCGGCGTGCGCAGGCGGCACGGCGGGTCGACGCCGTCTGGGTGGCATGCACGACCGGGCGGGCCGACGATCCGATAGCCCGGTGGTGTGAGACCAACGGGGTTTCGGTCTTTCGCGGTTCGGAGTCCGATGTGCTGGGCCGGTTTGTTGCCGCGGCCGAGGCGGCCAAGGCTGCGATAATCGTTCGGCTGACGGCGGACTGTCCCCTGCTCGACCCTGCGGTCATCGATGCCACGATTGCGGCGCTCGACGGAGCCGGCGGTTCCTGCGACTACGCCGCCAATGTCCTCGAACGGAGCTATCCCCGCGGCCTGGATACCGAAGTCTTTACCCGCGATGCGCTCGATCGGATGGATCGGATCGGTACCTCGGCAGCTGCGCGGGAGCACGTCACGATCCCGGCACGGCTCGAGGCCCCTGAGGCGTTCCGAGTGCGGAGCGTCCGGGCTGAGGTTGATGCGAGTGATCTGAGGTGGACGGTCGATACGGCGGATGATCTGGCGTTCGTCCGGCGAGTCTATCAGGCGCTCGAGCTGGGAGAACGGATCGGGTCGTACCAGGAGATCGTGGCCTGGTGCCGAGCCGATGAATTACAGATGCGGCGGGATGGGGCTGGACACACTTGGGATCCGAGCCGCATGGTGGCGGCGTCGATCGTGGAAAGGACAGAATCGTGA
- a CDS encoding GNAT family N-acetyltransferase has protein sequence MTTTLVSTDRTSWNRYVAGSPQGSVFSRAELLDALDLTWEVRSSGGGDAPEAAALVLRDAGVVVRAPVPFCLYQGILLPSRPDEASHRRVRRELEAVSALLDGLSGEARLSWCLHPSLTDIRALSWFHYHEPELGQFRVEVRYTGIIALDPVAGLDGVLAGSRTVRRQEYRKASARFRVEVSNDLDLLDGLHRRTFDRQGIVRSDREGRLLRSIAAAALEHGFGELLVAYDHDSTAAGAVLYLFDETSAYYLVAANHPDFRSTGVSTLLFLSGAERAMARGLTSLDAVGLNSPSRGDFKTSFGAVPTPYYVATWERP, from the coding sequence ATGACGACGACTCTCGTCTCCACCGACCGGACGTCCTGGAACCGGTATGTCGCGGGCTCGCCGCAAGGGTCGGTTTTCTCCCGGGCCGAGCTGCTCGACGCCCTGGATCTGACCTGGGAGGTTCGATCGTCCGGCGGCGGCGACGCTCCCGAGGCAGCCGCCCTGGTGCTGCGCGACGCTGGCGTTGTGGTACGTGCCCCGGTGCCGTTCTGTCTCTATCAGGGCATCCTCCTGCCGTCCCGTCCGGACGAGGCCTCGCACCGGCGGGTTCGGCGTGAGCTCGAGGCCGTGAGCGCCCTGCTCGACGGGCTGTCGGGAGAGGCGCGCCTTTCCTGGTGCCTTCACCCGTCGTTGACGGATATCCGAGCGCTGAGCTGGTTTCACTATCACGAACCAGAGCTGGGCCAGTTCCGGGTCGAGGTTCGTTACACGGGTATCATTGCGCTCGACCCGGTGGCCGGGCTCGATGGCGTGCTGGCCGGATCTCGCACGGTCAGACGCCAGGAGTACCGCAAGGCGTCGGCTCGGTTCCGGGTCGAGGTGTCGAACGATCTCGACCTGCTCGACGGCCTGCATCGGCGCACCTTCGATCGACAGGGCATTGTGCGCAGTGATCGGGAGGGACGGTTGCTGCGTTCAATCGCTGCGGCCGCGCTGGAGCATGGTTTCGGCGAACTGCTGGTGGCCTATGACCACGATAGTACGGCGGCCGGGGCCGTGCTCTACCTCTTCGATGAGACATCGGCTTACTACCTCGTCGCGGCGAACCATCCGGATTTCCGGTCGACCGGAGTCTCCACATTGCTGTTTCTGAGCGGCGCCGAACGTGCCATGGCGCGCGGTCTCACTTCGCTCGATGCCGTTGGGCTCAACTCGCCTTCGCGCGGTGACTTCAAGACCAGTTTCGGCGCCGTCCCGACTCCGTACTACGTGGCAACCTGGGAGAGACCATGA
- the flaF gene encoding flagellar biosynthesis regulator FlaF → MSRIADAYATVEKVSTSGRQLEASALFRAARALQAVQDQWEAPDRERRLDEALKLNQRLWTFFQTELASDDNPLPRDLKVQLLNLIEFIDKRTFDVMAFPTAAKLRVLIDINRNVAAGLSAAPTGVAA, encoded by the coding sequence ATGTCGCGCATCGCTGACGCCTACGCCACAGTCGAAAAGGTTTCCACGAGCGGCCGCCAGCTCGAAGCCTCGGCGCTGTTCCGTGCCGCGCGGGCACTCCAGGCAGTCCAAGACCAGTGGGAGGCTCCCGACCGAGAGCGTCGTCTCGACGAGGCCCTGAAGCTGAATCAGCGGCTTTGGACCTTCTTTCAGACCGAGCTGGCGTCGGATGACAATCCGCTGCCGCGCGACCTCAAGGTGCAGCTGCTCAATTTGATCGAGTTCATCGACAAGCGAACCTTCGATGTGATGGCGTTCCCGACGGCGGCCAAGCTCCGGGTCCTGATCGACATCAACCGGAATGTTGCGGCCGGTCTTTCCGCTGCGCCGACCGGGGTGGCGGCCTGA
- a CDS encoding tetratricopeptide repeat protein, which translates to MSTVEQVDPALARLAEEYHAALSRNPDDPGALHGLGRLMGQLGQHDLELALIGQATARAPGEAGYHEDLGLALLDAGQRSDAQEAFEEALRLDPNRAEASAALADIVLDNGETARARSLLSLGLPARWAPRALGRIALADGRWSEAVTQLLIHLGQYPVDAPALFYLGVGLQSQEMFDAAAIAYTQAVSVDSDFFEAHANLGTVLTALGQYQHALAAADRAVSLAPSRPGAYLNRANARRELGDLSGAEEDLRRAVELDPGYAEAWSTLGNLLHDGGRLAEGLTAHNRAIAAAPTLAQARWNRSFTLLASGALGAGWDEYEWRHQTTAARPEPRALPWPSWQGESLAGARIFVWREQGIGDELLFLTCLPDLVQAGAQVTVAVSERLVSLTARAFPGVRVVADDLAAPPAGDFDWQVGLASLPRWVRRTRRAFPASGAFLRPDPALVETWRARLASLGEGRRVGLCWRSGLVTPDRQKQYAPLVAFRSLLETPGISWVNLQYDDCEAELEAIEKQWGRRIHRWNDADLRNDLESVVGLLANLDAVVTAPTAVSSLAGALGCPTWQVDSGSDWTVFGEARSPWFPSIRVAALRPGEADHGRIMAEIRAGLLGQG; encoded by the coding sequence GTGAGCACTGTAGAGCAGGTGGACCCGGCCCTGGCGCGGCTGGCCGAGGAGTACCACGCCGCGTTGAGTCGCAATCCGGACGATCCTGGCGCGCTGCACGGGCTGGGCCGATTGATGGGACAGCTCGGCCAGCACGACCTCGAGTTGGCGCTGATTGGCCAGGCGACCGCCCGCGCACCGGGTGAGGCCGGCTACCATGAAGATCTGGGGCTCGCCCTGCTCGACGCGGGACAACGGAGTGATGCGCAGGAGGCGTTCGAAGAAGCCCTGCGCCTCGATCCGAACCGGGCCGAAGCATCGGCCGCGCTTGCCGACATCGTGCTCGACAACGGTGAGACAGCGCGGGCCCGCTCGCTGCTCAGTCTCGGCCTGCCGGCACGCTGGGCTCCGAGGGCGCTCGGACGGATTGCTCTGGCGGACGGACGCTGGTCCGAGGCGGTAACGCAGCTGTTGATTCACTTGGGCCAGTATCCGGTCGATGCACCGGCACTCTTCTATCTGGGCGTCGGATTGCAATCGCAGGAAATGTTCGACGCCGCGGCCATCGCCTATACCCAGGCGGTCTCGGTCGATTCAGACTTCTTCGAAGCGCATGCCAACCTGGGAACCGTCTTGACCGCGCTGGGTCAGTACCAGCACGCCCTGGCTGCTGCCGACCGGGCAGTGAGCCTCGCGCCGAGTCGTCCAGGCGCCTATCTCAACCGGGCCAACGCGCGGCGCGAGCTGGGCGACCTGTCCGGTGCCGAGGAGGATCTCAGGCGCGCGGTGGAACTCGATCCTGGCTATGCCGAGGCGTGGTCGACTCTGGGCAACCTGCTGCATGACGGCGGGCGGCTGGCCGAAGGGCTGACTGCGCACAATCGTGCTATCGCGGCGGCTCCGACCCTGGCTCAGGCGCGGTGGAACCGGTCGTTCACGTTGCTGGCCTCCGGCGCTCTCGGTGCAGGCTGGGATGAGTACGAGTGGCGTCACCAGACGACCGCAGCGCGGCCGGAACCGCGTGCCTTGCCCTGGCCGTCGTGGCAGGGAGAATCGCTTGCCGGGGCGCGAATCTTCGTCTGGCGGGAGCAGGGTATCGGCGATGAACTCCTCTTTCTGACCTGTCTGCCGGACCTGGTCCAGGCAGGTGCGCAGGTCACGGTGGCAGTCAGCGAGCGGCTGGTGTCGCTGACCGCCAGGGCGTTCCCTGGGGTACGTGTGGTGGCCGATGACCTGGCAGCACCGCCGGCAGGCGACTTCGACTGGCAGGTTGGCCTGGCGAGTCTGCCGCGCTGGGTGCGGCGGACCCGCCGGGCGTTTCCGGCATCCGGGGCGTTTTTGCGCCCGGATCCGGCTCTGGTCGAGACTTGGCGTGCGCGCCTGGCATCGTTGGGCGAGGGGCGGCGGGTCGGACTGTGCTGGCGGAGTGGCCTGGTGACCCCGGACCGCCAGAAGCAGTACGCTCCGCTGGTGGCGTTCCGGTCGCTGCTCGAAACCCCAGGCATTAGCTGGGTCAACCTGCAGTATGACGACTGCGAAGCGGAGTTGGAGGCGATCGAGAAGCAGTGGGGCCGCCGGATCCACCGCTGGAACGATGCTGACCTCCGGAACGACCTGGAGTCGGTTGTGGGACTGCTGGCGAATCTCGATGCCGTGGTAACGGCGCCGACGGCGGTCAGCTCGCTGGCCGGGGCCCTGGGTTGCCCGACCTGGCAGGTGGACAGCGGCAGCGACTGGACCGTGTTCGGGGAGGCTCGATCACCCTGGTTCCCGTCGATCCGGGTTGCTGCGCTCCGACCGGGAGAGGCCGATCATGGCCGGATCATGGCCGAGATCCGGGCCGGGCTCCTGGGGCAGGGCTAA